The Apodemus sylvaticus chromosome 5, mApoSyl1.1, whole genome shotgun sequence genome has a segment encoding these proteins:
- the Eif6 gene encoding eukaryotic translation initiation factor 6 yields MAVRASFENNCEVGCFAKLTNTYCLVAIGGSENFYSVFEGELSDTIPVVHASIAGCRIIGRMCVGNRHGLLVPNNTTDQELQHIRNSLPDSVQIRRVEERLSALGNVTTCNDYVALVHPDLDRETEEILADVLKVEVFRQTVADQVLVGSYCVFSNQGGLVHPKTSIEDQDELSSLLQVPLVAGTVNRGSEVIAAGMVVNDWCAFCGLDTTSTELSVVESVFKLNEAKPSTIATSMRDSLIDSLT; encoded by the exons ATGGCGGTCAGAGCGTCGTTCGAGAACAACTGTGAGGTCGGTTGTTTTGCCAAACTCACAAACACCTACTGCCTGGTGGCCATCGGAGgatcagagaacttctacag TGTCTTCGAGGGTGAGCTCTCCGATACCATTCCTGTGGTGCACGCATCCATCGCCGGCTGCCGAATCATCGGGCGCATGTGTGTGG GGAACAGGCATGGGCTCCTGGTACCCAACAACACTACCGACCAGGAGCTGCAGCATATCCGCAACAGCCTTCCGGATTCCGTGCAGATACGGCGGGTGGAGGAGCGGCTCTCGGCCCTCGGCAATGTGACCACCTGCAATGACTATGTGGCCTTGGTCCACCCAGACTTGGACAGG gagacagaagaaatCCTGGCTGATGTGCTCAAGGTGGAAGTCTTCAGACAAACAGTTGCTGACCAGGTGTTAGTAGGAAGCTACTGTGTCTTCAGTAATCAAGGAGGTCTGGTGCACCCTAAAACTTCAATCGAGGACCAGGATGAGTTGTCCTCCCTTCTTCAGGTCCCCCTTGTG GCAGGCACTGTGAACCGAGGGAGTGAGGTGATTGCTGCCGGGATGGTAGTGAATGATTGGTGTGCTTTTTGTGGTCTGGACACGACCAGCACAGAGCTGTCCGTGGTGGAGAGCGTCTTCAAGCTAAATGAAGCCAAGCCTAGTACCATTGCCACCAGCATGCGGGATTCCCTCATTGACAG CCTCACATGA
- the Mmp24os gene encoding protein MMP24OS: protein MGALLSGGQDGPEPAQPQPPAPQGPRQPQPEPGPWGPLDDVRFLIACTSWY from the coding sequence ATGGGCGCTCTCCTGAGTGGTGGCCAGGACGGCCCGGAGCCCGCGCAGCCCCAGCCTCCAGCGCCGCAGGGTCCGCGGCAGCCTCAGCCGGAACCCGGCCCGTGGGGGCCGCTGGACGACGTGCGCTTCCTAATCGCCTGCACGTCCTGGTACTGA
- the Fam83c gene encoding protein FAM83C — protein MQGCQAGGSVFFLLAANPGASHGASGGLGSRWTHTFSRIVPVGTQGMAGPLRSRVEELKRPWWRESSPLVLQHSEAARLAADALLERGEAAYLQVISEERELPFLSALDVDYMISHVRGVPELIEGQGSETLGQDRLSMLSEVTSGTYFPMASDLAPPDLDLGWPEVPQATGFSPTQAVVHFQRDKGKSIKDLLRFLFSRAQTVVAVVMDVFTDMELLCDLMEASSRRGVPVYLLLAQEHLKHFLEMCYKMDLNGGHLVNMRVRSTCGDTYCSKAGRRFTGQALEKFVIIDCEQVVAGSYSFTWLCSQAHTSMVLQLRGHIVEDFDREFRCLYAESQPVEGFCGNEDPLIPQVPRPPPVTLAFGPGIPSATGSSPSSNSLSSIKHSPLLARSSYLALPGGGLGDMGMGSSSPGPAHHEAGGQPSLYRQLSDPNHISSPGPYRANLSKLGASPWSQSSPALNHSSTSPLTLAVGSPLLPSSRPLFHFTRGVPTLSRLPENGLPASQDPSLPRGRWVPGTALETVEERKVSLSQSHDHLDHLIPFPKAGEAGGPNSRVTPNSGSLQHGEQTLDDRRLSLSHSYSQLDLLSQGQGAPESGSLRPGELSLEDRKLSLNHSHGQLDLLPQNPKPQASKILPDAHSSARPGKPSLDDRRQTLGHSQLDLITKFGPFRSEGPGPNCPPEPSPVHMAGVGSADEKRLTLGHSKLDLITKYHQLQGARQKPEPGIPGAPTSGHQNGSSNDLFAPEKRLTLGHSKLDLITKYNKSKFKQLRSRFES, from the exons ATGCAGGGCTGCCAAGCTGGCGGCAGTGTCTTCTTCCTTCTAGCAGCCAACCCAGGCGCAAGCCATGGAGCCTCGGGTGGGTTGGGCTCTAGGTGGACACACACATTTAGCCGAATAGTGCCTGTCGGGACTCAGGGCATGGCAGGACCCCTGCGGAGCCGAGTGGAGGAGCTGAAGCGGCCCTGGTGGAGAGAGAGCTCACCCCTGGTGCTCCAGCACAGCGAGGCCGCAAGACTGGCAGCAGACGCCCTCCTGGAACGGGGCGAGGCTGCCTACCTTCAGGTCATCTCTGAGGAGCGGGAGCTGCCCTTCCTGAGTGCCCTGGATGTAGACTACATGATCAGCCATGTGCGTGGGGTTCCCGAGCTCATCGAGGGCCAGGGGTCAGAGACCTTAGGCCAAGACCGCCTCAGCATGCTCTCTGAAGTCACCTCAGGCACCTACTTCCCCATGGCCTCTGACTTAGCCCCCCCAGACCTGGACCTGGGCTGGCCCGAAGTGCCACAGGCCACAGGTTTCAGCCCCACTCAGGCGGTGGTTCATTTTCAAAGGGACAAGGGCAAGAGCATCAAGGACCTGCTGCGATTCCTCTTCAGCCGGGCCCAAACG GTGGTGGCTGTGGTGATGGACGTTTTCACAGACATGGAGCTTCTGTGTGACCTGATGGAGGCCTCCAGCCGACGTGGCGTCCCTGTCTACCTCCTTCTGGCTCAGGAACACCTTAAGCACTTTCTGGAGATGTGTTATAAGATGGACCTCAATGGCGGCCACCTAGTG AATATGCGTGTGAGGAGCACATGTGGAGACACGTACTGCAGCAAGGCAGGCCGACGGTTCACCGGCCAGGCCCTGGAGAAGTTTGTCATCATTGACTGTGAACAGGTGGTGGCAGGCAGTTACAG CTTCACTTGGCTTTGCAGCCAGGCCCACACCAGCATGGTGCTGCAACTTCGGGGCCACATTGTGGAAGACTTTGATCGGGAGTTCCGATGTCTGTATGCTGAGTCACAGCCTGTGGAGGGCTTCTGTGGCAATGAGGATCCACTGATTCCCCAGGTACCTCGTCCTCCCCCTGTGACTCTGGCCTTTGGACCCGGAATTCCGAGCGCCACAGGCTCCTCACCCTCCAGTAACAGCCTCAGCAGCATCAAACACTCACCACTTCTGGCCCGTTCTTCTTATCTCGCTCTTCCTGGTGGTGGCCTCGGCGACATGGGTATGGGGTCCTCATCCCCAGGTCCTGCCCACCATGAAGCTGGTGGCCAGCCATCCCTGTACCGTCAGCTTTCAGATCCCAACCATATCTCCTCTCCTGGACCCTATAGGGCCAACCTAAGCAAGCTGGGGGCATCCCCGTGGTCCCAGTCCTCGCCCGCCCTCAACCACAGCAGTACCAGTCCCTTGACCCTGGCAGTGGGGTCACCTCTGCTCCCAAGTTCCCGCCCTCTCTTCCACTTTACAAGGGGGGTCCCAACACTGTCCCGGCTTCCAGAGAATGGGCTCCCAGCGAGTCAAGACCCTAGCCTTCCACGAGGCCGTTGGGTACCTGGCACAGCGCTGGAGACAGTGGAAGAGAGGAAAGTCTCCCTGAGTCAAAGCCATGACCACCTGGATCACCTCATCCCCTTCCCCAaagcaggagaagcaggaggccCCAACTCTAGAGTTACCCCTAATTCAGGTTCCCTTCAGCATGGTGAGCAGACTCTAGATGATAGGAGATTGTCCCTGAGTCACAGCTACAGCCAGCTGGATCTCTTGTCCCAGGGTCAGGGTGCTCCTGAGTCAGGTTCCCTCAGACCTGGCGAGCTGAGCCTAGAGGACAGGAAGCTGTCTCTAAACCATAGCCATGGCCAATTGGACCTCCTGCCACAGAACCCCAAGCCCCAGGCCTCTAAAATACTCCCTGATGCCCATTCTTCAGCCAGGCCTGGCAAGCCAAGTCTAGATGACCGACGGCAGACCCTAGGTCACAGCCAATTGGACCTCATTACCAAGTTTGGCCCATTCAGGAGTGAGGGACCTGGACCCAATTGTCCCCCAGAACCAAGCCCAGTTCACATGGCTGGAGTAGGCTCTGCAGATGAGAAGCGACTGACCCTGGGCCACAGCAAACTGGACCTCATCACCAAGTATCATCAACTGCAGGGAGCCAGGCAGAAACCTGAGCCAGGCATCCCAGGAGCTCCCACAAGTGGCCATCAAAATGGTAGTAGTAATGACCTGTTCGCACCTGAGAAGCGTCTGACCTTGGGCCACAGCAAACTGGACCTCATCACTAAATACAACAAGTCCAAATTCAAGCAGCTCCGAAGTCGCTTTGAGTCCTAG